In Frondihabitans sp. PAMC 28766, a genomic segment contains:
- a CDS encoding glucose-1-phosphate adenylyltransferase, which yields MASKKIFGIVLAGGEGKRLMPLTADRAKPAVPFGGNYRLIDFALSNLINSGLRQIVVLTQYKSHSLDRHVSQTWSIEGLLGAYVASVPAQQRLGKRWYAGSADAILQSLNLVRDEKPDIIVVVGADHVYRMDFAQMVEAHIASGKSATVAAIRQPISLADQFGVIQVKDDDPTLIDAFLEKPTDAKGLADSPDEVLASMGNYIFNADALIDAVLRDGENPASNHDMGGDIIPDFVSRGDAAVYDLKRNDVPGSTERDRYYWRDVGTIESFYDAHRDLIAALPVFNLYNTAWPIFSQQLNSPPAKFGRDEHGNPGSLIDSIVSLGTVSIGSHIERSVVGPWNTLDSGSRVVDSVLFDRIYVGKNSIVNRAILDKDVVIADGAHVGLDAEADRARGFTVTPSGITVVGKGVRIEQ from the coding sequence ATGGCATCGAAGAAGATTTTCGGCATCGTCCTCGCCGGCGGAGAGGGCAAGCGACTGATGCCCCTCACCGCCGACCGCGCCAAGCCCGCGGTCCCGTTCGGCGGAAACTACCGGCTCATCGACTTCGCGCTGTCGAATCTCATCAACTCGGGGCTGCGCCAGATCGTCGTGCTGACCCAGTACAAATCGCACAGCCTCGACCGACACGTGTCGCAGACGTGGAGCATCGAGGGCCTCCTCGGCGCCTACGTCGCATCCGTGCCCGCGCAGCAACGCCTCGGCAAGCGCTGGTACGCCGGCAGCGCCGACGCGATCCTCCAGAGCCTCAACCTCGTGCGCGACGAGAAGCCCGACATCATCGTCGTGGTCGGCGCCGACCACGTCTACCGCATGGACTTCGCCCAGATGGTCGAGGCGCACATCGCCTCGGGCAAGAGCGCCACCGTGGCCGCTATCCGCCAGCCGATCTCGCTCGCCGACCAGTTCGGTGTCATCCAGGTCAAAGACGACGACCCCACGCTCATCGACGCCTTCCTCGAGAAGCCGACCGATGCCAAGGGCCTCGCCGACTCCCCCGACGAGGTGCTGGCCTCGATGGGCAACTACATCTTCAACGCCGACGCGCTCATCGACGCAGTCCTCCGCGACGGCGAGAACCCCGCTTCGAACCACGACATGGGCGGCGACATCATCCCCGACTTCGTGTCGCGCGGCGACGCCGCCGTCTACGACCTGAAGCGCAACGACGTGCCGGGCTCCACCGAGCGCGACCGCTACTACTGGCGCGACGTCGGCACCATCGAGTCGTTCTACGACGCCCACCGCGACCTCATCGCGGCGCTCCCGGTGTTCAACCTCTACAACACCGCGTGGCCGATCTTCAGCCAGCAGCTCAACTCGCCGCCCGCGAAGTTCGGGCGCGACGAGCACGGCAACCCGGGCTCGCTCATCGACTCGATCGTGTCGCTCGGCACCGTCTCGATCGGCTCGCATATCGAGCGCAGCGTCGTCGGCCCGTGGAACACCCTCGATTCAGGATCACGGGTGGTCGACTCGGTGCTCTTCGACCGCATCTACGTAGGCAAGAACTCCATCGTCAACCGCGCGATCCTCGACAAAGACGTGGTCATCGCCGACGGCGCCCACGTCGGGCTCGACGCCGAGGCCGACCGGGCCCGCGGCTTCACCGTGACTCCGTCGGGCATCACCGTCGTCGGCAAGGGCGTTCGCATCGAACAATAG
- the serB gene encoding phosphoserine phosphatase SerB, translated as MPRFLVVLDVDSTLIENEVIELLAERAGSHDEVRDITERAMAGELDFSESLRERVATLAGLHVSVFADAGRRILVTHGVPEMVAGVHAAGGLVGVVSGGFHELVDPLAASLGLDFWRANRLSVADGLLTGAVDGPIVDAHAKAEALIEWAQDATVPLARTVAIGDGANDLEMMAVAGLSVAFDAKPRVRAAADVAMNVRDLSQVLPLLGLRG; from the coding sequence GTGCCGCGCTTCCTCGTAGTCCTCGACGTCGACTCCACGCTCATCGAGAACGAGGTGATCGAGCTCCTCGCCGAGCGCGCCGGCAGCCACGACGAGGTCCGCGACATCACCGAGCGGGCGATGGCTGGTGAGCTCGACTTCAGCGAGAGCCTCCGTGAGAGGGTCGCGACCCTGGCGGGGCTGCACGTCAGCGTCTTCGCCGACGCGGGGCGTCGCATCCTGGTGACCCATGGGGTGCCCGAAATGGTCGCGGGCGTGCACGCCGCGGGTGGGCTCGTCGGCGTGGTCTCGGGCGGGTTCCACGAGCTCGTCGACCCTCTCGCCGCGTCGCTCGGTCTCGACTTCTGGCGCGCGAACCGCCTGTCGGTGGCCGATGGGCTGCTGACGGGCGCGGTCGACGGGCCGATCGTCGACGCCCATGCGAAGGCCGAGGCCCTGATCGAGTGGGCACAGGATGCGACGGTGCCACTGGCCCGCACGGTCGCGATCGGCGACGGCGCGAACGACCTCGAGATGATGGCCGTCGCCGGCCTCTCGGTCGCCTTCGACGCCAAACCGCGCGTGCGGGCCGCCGCCGACGTCGCGATGAACGTGCGCGACCTGTCGCAGGTGCTGCCGCTGCTCGGCCTCCGCGGCTGA
- a CDS encoding TspO/MBR family protein, whose amino-acid sequence MSPASTAAPDRDSTRQIVVVVSAVLAIVGAFAGSGVLFGTPINEAAGGALAADATLIAPGTGAFQIWGLIYLGLVVYAVWQLLPSQRHAERHRRLGYLVAVSLLLNAAWILSIQFDLLWLSVPVIAALLIVLGVAFVRAVRTRASGPADVVVTDGTIGLYLGWVCVATAANITAWLQASGFQGVGIAPAAWAVVVLAVAAAVGVLLAVVGRGRIAPMLSLGWGLAWVAEARLSGDLLSSPTAVAAILATVVVVIATVALRVGARRHPSVVAAR is encoded by the coding sequence ATGTCGCCCGCATCCACCGCCGCACCCGACCGCGACAGCACCCGCCAGATCGTCGTCGTCGTCAGCGCCGTCCTGGCGATCGTCGGCGCCTTCGCCGGGTCGGGCGTGCTCTTCGGCACGCCGATCAACGAGGCGGCCGGCGGGGCTCTCGCAGCCGACGCCACGCTCATCGCGCCCGGCACCGGCGCCTTCCAGATCTGGGGCCTCATCTATCTCGGCCTCGTCGTCTACGCCGTGTGGCAGCTGCTTCCGTCGCAGCGCCACGCCGAGCGCCACCGCCGTCTCGGCTATCTCGTGGCGGTGTCTCTGCTGCTCAACGCCGCCTGGATCCTGAGCATCCAGTTCGACCTGCTGTGGCTCAGCGTTCCCGTGATCGCCGCCCTGCTGATCGTGCTCGGCGTGGCGTTCGTGCGAGCCGTGCGCACTCGCGCATCCGGGCCTGCCGACGTCGTCGTCACCGACGGCACGATCGGCCTGTACCTCGGCTGGGTCTGCGTCGCGACGGCGGCGAACATCACCGCGTGGCTTCAGGCCTCAGGATTCCAGGGGGTGGGCATCGCCCCCGCCGCCTGGGCCGTCGTCGTCCTCGCCGTGGCTGCTGCGGTCGGCGTCCTTCTGGCCGTCGTGGGTCGCGGCCGCATCGCGCCCATGCTCTCGCTGGGCTGGGGTCTCGCGTGGGTCGCCGAGGCTCGCCTCAGCGGCGATCTGCTCTCGTCGCCCACGGCGGTGGCCGCGATCCTGGCCACGGTCGTCGTGGTGATCGCCACCGTGGCCCTGCGCGTCGGCGCACGTCGGCACCCGTCAGTCGTGGCCGCACGGTAG